ATGGCGGGTATGTGCAAGCTATGTACAAAGCCGATCTAGGGAAGCACTCCTTCATTCCTTTTGTCAAGTACCAATATTATGACGGAGGTAAAAAACATGAGTTTGACGCAAGAAGCTATACGGTAAATGATCTGGAAATAGGTTTTGAGTGGCATCCCAACAGAGCATTTGAGCTAACAGCAGAATATATGATCTCCAACAGAAGGTATGAGGACTCTGAATTTCCAATCAACCATCAAATAGGAAACCTGCTTAGGATACAAGCTCAAATAAACTTCTAAAGCGAATCAAATGATATTGCAATTTATTTGCAAAAACGCTTCTGTGGTTATACATTTTGGTTTTTCTCAAGTTAATGCTTTGAACAGTATTGAAAACAAAGGACAAACCTATGAAAGTAATCATCACAGGAAGCACCGGAATGGTCGGCAAATCAGTCTTAATGGAATGCTTGGCTAGTGAAAATGTCGAACAAGTTTTGTCAATCAGCAGAAGTTCTGTCGGCATCGAAAACCCCAAGCTAATAGAAGTCATCCACAAGGATTTTTCAGATTTCTCAGCCATCAAAGAGGAGCTGAAAGGCTACGACGCTTGCTTTTACTGCATGGGAGTCTCCGCGCTAGGCATGAATGAGGAAGACTATACTCGAATCATATATGGCATGACCAAAGCCCTCGCGGACACGCTTTTTGAGCTGAACAATCAACTCGTCTTCAACTTTGTATCCGGAATGAGCACGGACAGCAGCGAACAAGGAAGCGCCATGTGGGCAAGAGTCAAAGGCAAAACCGAAAATATGATTTTGGCTATGGGATTCAAGGATGCTTACGCATTTCGACCGGGAGCTATTTTTCCCGAAAAAGGGATCAAATCCAAAACGGCTTGGTACAATATTATTTACACCTTATTGAAGCCTTTTTTTCCACTGCTCATCAAGTCAAAATCCGCTATCATGAGTTCGGATATCGGCAAAGCCATGATCAACGTGGTGCTCACCCCCTATCCAGACAAGGTTCTGGAAAATCACACTATCAAGGAAATCGCAAAAAACAAATACCCCGAAGCTTAATATAGCGGCGGCTTTTTTAATTAATTTATGATTTTTATAAACACTATAATAAGTTGCTCCGTATGATAGAATTAATAAACGCAACATAGTTGCATTTAACTTAAGATCAGCTAAATTGCACTTATGTTGCAAAAATTAAATCTATCGATGTATCTAAATCAAAGATCAGACATCTTTGGCGCTATGGCTAGTGGACTTTGCCTCATTCATTGCATGGCTACCCCGTTGCTTTTCATTGCTCAGACATGCTCATCCACATGTTGCGATTCAAGTCCATTTTGGTGGAAGTCGATCGACTTTTTGTTCATAGCGATATCGTTTATAGCGATCTATCAATCCAGTAAAACCACTTCAAAGCATTGGGTCAAAGTAGCGTTTTGGGCGAATTGGTCCGCGATGCTATTGGTCATCCTCAACGAGAATATTGCATTGGTGCAACTTCCTGAGCTCTCCATTTACGCATTAGCGACCAGCTTGATCTTATTGCATATCTACAACAAGAAATTCTGCCAGTGCAAAGCGAAAAAGTGCTGCATTGGCTCCTGAAATAAAACCAAATAATACATGGACAACAATCAAATTGAGTTACTGGGAGACAATCACGTATCGACTAGTGTGGAAACTCCACTAAGACCGGATGCTTTCGAAAAGTCGGACAGTGAGAAAATCAAAAACATTCAGGGGCATTTTTCCAACATCATGGAAGAACTTGGCCTTGACTTGACTGACGATAGCCTTTCAGGAACTCCCTATAGAGTTGCTAAAATGTTTGTAAAGGAACTCTTCTATGGTCTTAATCCTGAGAACAAGCCTAAATTGTCTACTTTCGAAAACAAGTATGGGTATAAGAAAATGCTCGTGGAGCAAAACATCACCATTGATTCTTCTTGCGAACATCACTTTCTTCCTATCACAGGCATTGCTCATGTAGGCTATATTCCTAAAGACAGAGTTATCGGGCTGTCAAAAATCAATCGTCTGGTTGCTTATTATTCGCATAGACCACAAGTGCAAGAAAGACTTTGCCTCCAGATACTTACCGATCTTCAAGAAACGCTTGGGACCAAAGATGTGATCATAGTTATCAGCGCCAAGCACCTTTGCGTTTCTTCCCGTGGCATAAAAGATAAAAACAGCTTGACCACTACCATTGAATACGGAGGAAGCTTTGATGACATTGCTGTTCGAAACGAATTTTACAAGCAAATCAATAACTTCCAACCCAACAATTTGAACGTTTGATCTTTATCATAAGCTCCGCAACTTGAAGCGGAGCTTATGACTCAAAATTATCGCCCAAGTTCCAACATCGATTTCGAATCATTCTGATCTATGATATCCTCGGAAATGTTATTCACAAGCAGAATCACTCCATCAACACCGCCTTCATGATATACAGGAACTACGGAAATTTTGCACATCAATTTAGTGCTCGGCATTCGATCCGTTATTTCTTTATGATAACCTCGCATGCCTACTTCCAGTATATCCATCCAAAATTCCTTGGAGATTTCCGGAATCGCATCTTTGATCTGATCCCCCTCATTTACTTTAAATCCAAACGGCAACAACCACGTTTGCAAAGCAGGGGAAATGAACATTACTCGGTACTCTTTATCCACTGACAAGCATAGCTCTTGCTGAAAATTCATGAACACCTCCAAGTGCCTGTTCTTTTTTCGACTGACCAACTCCATCTTTCGCATCTCTTCTTGGGTCACGCTAAGCTCTTCCAGATTTTGTCTGAGATCCACTTCCTGATCTTCCATGCGTTGCTTATTGTTCTCGGACTGCTCCAGAAGCCTTTGAGTCTCTTTATAAGCCAAAGTCATCGCTATGCTCGAAGACATCGCCTCCACTGCTTTATCAACAAACTTTCTCTCCAATTCTCCCATGACATGAAAAGAAGCCAATTCCAAAACTCCCTGCACAGTATTGTTATGCATTATCGGCACTACAATCAAAGAACTTGGATTGACATTGCCCAGTCCTGAAGTAATTTGAATATACTCTTCTGGCAAATCCGTCAAATATATTCCTTCTTTATCCCTAAACACCTGACCGACCAAACCGTCTCCTTCTTCGATTTTCATATGCAAGTGCTTCTTCTTGTCATACGCGTACATAGCCGCAAGTTCCAAATATCCGTTTTCGGAATCTTTGCGATGCACGAACAATCCCCCTTGAGCAGCATTAACAAAATGTATAATAAAATTCAATGCTTCATTGGCCAACATATCCAGATCATTATGCTTCAACCTCAAAATCTCGCTAAAATCAGCAATAGCTTGAGACAATTTTTGGTTATGCGCAGTCTCTTTCCTCATTCCCTTCAAGGCATCTCTCATTTGCATCAAAGCCTTGGCCATTTCATCTTTATCATGCTTGACGGTAAGCTTGTTTTCCAGGTTTCCTCTGCCTATTTCTTGGGCGAAGTCGACGACTTCGCGAAGCCTGTCCACCATTTGCTCAAAAGATTTTCGAAGCAAAATAAACTCCTTGGTATTGCTTACTCTCAAGTCGTCAGCCATTACGATTTCTCCACGTCCCACTTTCTCAGATGTCTTAGCCAAAGACACCAAATACCTAGAAGTCCTTTTGCTCATAACAAACAATACTATCCAAAATATCAATGACAATCCACCCAACGTAATCATCACTTCAAAAACAAACGTTTTCAATATAGGAGAAATCACTTCATCCACTGAAAAACTTGAAATCAAAAAGAAGTCGGTTCCTTCTATCGAGGAAATGAACATGGAATATTGTTCTCCTTGATATTCGAATTCTTCAGAGGAACTTCTTAGCGCTTTTTTGTCAATTCCCCATGCTTCCAACAAAGCGACTTCTCTGACATTATTCAGTCGCTCTTCATATTTCTGACGATTGTATAACAACAAATCCCCATTCGCATCAGCGATAAACACATGCCCGTTTTCACCAATTTCATTTTTAAATATCTCCCTAGTGAAATCTTCTATGGATTTATAGGCATATAAAATAGCGACCGGCTTTCCCTGCTTGTCAAAGAGCTTCAAATTCAAATACAACTTTTTATCCTTGGCTTGAAAATTCCAAAACTCTCGGCCTGGCGAAGGCAAAAAATTGTCTCTTAACCATTTGACTCCTTTGTTCTGGCTTGCGTCAGGAAGAATTTGACTTCTATGAATCAATACATCTGAATCCAACAACAATATTCCCACATTCTCAAATGCGTCTTTATTGTGGCTAGCCATGTTCAAATGCTTTTGAATATCATTATAGGAGTCAGGGTTTCCCTCAAAAACCATTTCCATCAACTCCATATTCTCCTCATACTTCATCAAGGACAAATCCATTCTCAAAAAAAGATTCTCCACTTCATGCAAAGTATTCTTATTGACAACCGGTTTGTACTCATTGACAAAAAAATCAAAAGCAGTAGTATTGATACTAAAGCCCACAAAGCCTATAAGCAAAATAGTTGTCGCCACCATCATGCTTCCAAAATTGATTATCTGTTTACTCCTAAAAGATAAATTCCTTGAAAAAAAATTGCCTTTGTTCATCTAGCGTTTTGAATAGTTAATGTATCTGTGCTCTAAAAAATATCCCTACAAGCAAAAGTAAAGACAAAATAATACTGATCAAAACTTTGAATAATATTAAAGCATAAGCATGTTTACAAAAATTCTCCCGACAGTATAAACTTTTGATTCTATAAACTAGTTGTATTAAATTGTATCGGTGACCAATAACTTGAAAATGCATCAACCGCTCGACATCAAAGACAAATCCAGTGACAAGAATTCCATAAAGGTGGAAGCTTTCAGAAAACATGTTCGCACAACTAAACCTCATAAGCACAACAATTATTTCGAGCTTATTTTCTTAAGCCAAGGCCATGGAACTCACGCCATTGATCAGGAGAAAATCGACATACAGCCTCCAATGGTTTTTGGCATAGGAAAGGAGCAAATTCATTACTGGGACATGGATGCTGAGCCAGAAGGATATGTGATGATATTTCGAAGCGATTTTATAATGAACAGCCATGACAAAGCACTTCTTGAGCTAGCCAACGAGCTGTTCTCGCACTCGCATATTCTACTCTCCAAAGACGAGTCCATTACACAGTTTTTTTCATTATTGGCAAAAGAACTTAAAGAGCTCACTGTATCTCCCTATGTTGTGGAAGGATTGCTCAAAGCCCTTTTCGGCAAAATTCTTCAAATGGCATTGCATATAAAACCCACGCAGGACAAAAGCAAAAACCTGTATCAACAGCTTGTCGATTTGTTGATCGAAAACAAAGAATACGATCGCAAGGTGGAAAACTACGCGGAACTGCTTAACACCACCCCCCAAAACCTCAATGCCATTTGCCGTAAAATCGAAAACTTGACCGCAAGCGAAGTCATAGCCGCTCACATAGTCAAAGAAGCCAAAAGACTTCTAGCTCACAGCAACAGCTCTATCTCGGAAATAGCCTTTCACCTTAACTTCAAAGACAGTTCGCACTTTGTAAAATATTTCAAGAGACACGCTCAAGTAACTCCAGGAGCATTCCGGTCTTCTTCCCTTATAGAAAAACGCAACTAGTCAGACATTATAACATACCGTAGACTTTTCAAACAGACCATGTATAGCTTTGGCCATCCACTACCTTTGCAATGAACCAAAGCTTTAACTATGAATAGACATAAAAATCTACCCGAGCTGGCAAAGGTAATGTTCAAACTAGGTTGCATAGCATTCGGAGGTCCTGCCGCTCACTTGGCCATGATGGAAAAAGAAGTCGTGGAAAAAAGAAAATGGATGACTCGGGAACACTTTTTGGACCTTATGGGAGCGACTAATCTCATTCCCGGCCCGAATTCAACACAAATGACGATGCATTGCGGGATGGAACGCGCCGGGATACTAGGCCTCTTTATCGGCGGACTAGCATTTATATTGCCTGCTGTTATCATCACTGGCATTTTCGCCTATTTGTATGTCAAATTCAGCCAAGTGCCTCAAGTGGAACCCTTCATTTACGGAATACAACCAGCTGTAATCGCCATTATTTTCTCTGCGGTAATGAAACTGGCGCCAAAAGCATTCAAAAATCGTGAACTTTGGATTCTTGGAGCAGCGGCAATGACGGCCAGTTTGCTTGGCGTCAATGAGATTGTATGTCTTCTATCTTCAGGAATCATAGGAGCAATTTATTTCTGGATCAAGGAAAATAAGATAACAGCATTGAATTCTATCGCGCCTTTAGTGCTCATGCCATTGGCAAGCGAGGAAAACAGGCTATCGATGATGTCAATATTCGGAATGTTTATCAAAATAGCCATGGTGCTTTACGGCAGTGGTTATTTGCTATTCGCTTATCTTGATGCAGAATTTGTTGCAAGCGGCTGGATGACCAAACAAGAATTAATGGACGCAATCGCTGTTGGGCAGTTCACGCCAGGGCCAGTGCTTTCGTCAGCGACATTTGTTGGCTATCAATTAGGAAGTGTACAAGGCGCTATATTCGCGACACTAGGTATGTTTTTGCCGTCTTTTTTATTGATTCTGGTCCTGAATCCTATCATTCCCAAAATGAGAAAGTCCAAACCGTTCGCGCTCTTTCTAAACAGCGTTAACGCTGCCGCTGTGGCCTTGATCGCCGCCGTATTGATCGACATGGGCTTGGAAACACTCACTGATTGGAAAACGATCGCATTGGCAGCTATGGGCATAGGACTTAGCCTAACATTAAAAAACATCAACTCCATGTGGCTGGTGCTGGCAGGCAGTCTGGGTGGCTATGTTTTAAGTTTTCTATAGCCTGCCATCCCGCTTTTTGAGCCATAGCGTATTGCGAAAGCTCAATTCATTCGCTTAAAAAACTTCCAAGCATTCATTATCAAAAGAATGAATATTGCGCCGGGAATGACCAATAAAAACAACAGCATATTGAACTCCACATAAGTCAAACCCAATAGATTAGCCGCATTGAGGCAAAAATCCGTCAAATACCAATACAGCCAGTCAATAGTTTCATCCATAATTTTTTCTCAATAAATTAATCAGCAATAACAAAGCAATCGCAGGAACGATGATCACATAGACCAAAAGGTTCATTTGCTCATAAGTCAGGCCTAAGGGATTCTCTCTTAACATCAAAATATTCTTCCGATATAAGCTAAACATCACTTTCCAAAAGAGATTGCCGTGCTCCGCATCGCCATGTTTGATTAATTGATGCTTGCAAACCACATTATGGCAATATCTTGTGCATTTTGATTCTTCAAAAGCTGAGATTTGAGGAGCAGCAATCTCATTAACCAAGATCAATACGCTAAAAACACATGCTAATAATATCAGAATCACCCTCATTTGAATTTCCAGTTCAGTTATGGATTCGCAATATATGCAAAAGGCATCATAGGAGATAAATTTTCCGAAAGATCAAACGCGCAAACAAGCAATCATATCATTAGCATATAATTTTCCACATTCAACATCGTTTTATCTATTAGTTTATTTTCAGAAGGCCTTTGGCTTATGTAAATTTGTGACATGACAAGCATTACCACAAAAAAAGATATTCGTAAACTGACTGCTGCGCAGATCAAAAAATTCTTTACAGAGAATGGAGACAAAGCATTCCGCGCCAAGCAGGTGCATGAGTGGCTTTGGAAAAAAAGCGCCAAGTCGTTTGACGAAATGACCAATCTTTCGCTTAAAACCAGAGAATTACTTAAGGAGAATTTTGAAATACTGCCTGTTCAAGTGCATAACTATCAAGTAAGCAGCGATCGCACGATCAAGTCGGCCTTCAAACTGCATGACACGCACTTGGTGGAAGGCGTATTGATTCCTACAGAAGATCGTATGACAGCTTGTGTGTCTTCTCAGGTAGGTTGTTCATTATCCTGCAAATTTTGCGCGACCGGATATATGGACAGGCTTCGTAATCTCGACGCGGGAGAAATCTACGACCAAGTAGTGCGCATCAAAGAACAAGCGGAAGAAAATTATAACCACCCTTTGACAAACATAGTGTACATGGGAATGGGAGAGCCATTGCTTAACTATGCCAATGTGTTGAAGTCGGTGGAATATATTACTTCTGAAAAAGGCTTGAACATGTCGCCTAAGCGTATCACGGTGAGCACAGCCGGCATCGCTAAGATGATCAAAAAGCTGGCTGACGACGAGGTAAAATTCAACTTGGCGCTATCGCTTCATGCTGCTAACGACGAGAAGCGCGACAAGATCATGCCTATCAACGAAACCAATACTTTGTCGGCGCTATCAGAAGCGCTTCAATATTTCTATAAAAAGACTAAGAATAAGATCACTTTAGAATATATTGTATTTTATGATGTAAATGACTCGTTGCAAGATGCCCAAGAGTTGTTCGACTTTGCTAAACGCATTCCTTGCAAGATCAATATCATTGAGTACAACCCTATAGCAGAAGCAGATTTTGTAAATACTGAACAGGACAGACTGGATAAATTTGCTGCATTTTTGGAAAAGAAAAACCTTACTGTCAATGTAAGACGAAGCCGTGGAAAAGATATCGATGCGGCATGCGGCCAGTTGGCAAACAAGGAATCAAAATAGACTAAGACTGTGGAGACAATAACATCAAATATAGTTCAATACGCCGAAAAGGTATTTGAAATAGAAGCAAAAGCAATCGCTGACTTGAAGAAGAATCTCACGGAGGATTTTGAAAAGGCAGTGAAGGAGATATTGGCCGGAGACGGCAAGCTGGTGATCTCAGGAATGGGAAAATCAGGAATCATCGGTAAGAAAATCGCCGCTACGCTGGCAAGCACAGGCACGCCGTCGTTTTTTATGCATCCCGGAGAAGCATTTCATGGAGACTTGGGCATGGTGACTCCTGAAGATGTTGTGATCGTGATTTCCAACTCAGGGGAAACGAATGAGATGTTGAACATCATTCCTTTCTTCAAGGACAATGGCAATACGCTTATCGCCATGACCGGCAATCCTGAGTCTACTTTAGCAAAAAATTCGAATTATCACCTGAATATAGCGGTGGAAGAAGAAGCTTGTCCGCTTTCATTGGCGCCAACGTCGTCTACTACGGCGACTTTGGTGATGGGAGATGCTTTGGCTGTTGCTTTGATGTATGAAAGAGGCTTCAAAGCGGAGAATTTTGCTAGATTCCACCCTGGAGGAAGTCTTGGAAAAAGATTGCTTACCAATGCTTCTACCTTGATGAAAAGTGAAAACTTGCCGATCATCAGTAAAGAAGACAACACGAAGACGATTATCGCCAAGATTACAGAAGGCAGACTTGGTCTGGCTATTGTGATGCAGGAAGAATCTATCGCAGGAATTATCACTGACGGAGACATTCGTCGCGCGATGGAATCCAAGGAAGAAAACTTCTTTCAGTTAACGGCTGAAGAGCTGATGACTCCAAATCCTAAAACGATTGCTTCTCAGGCTAAGATCGCTGAGGCTGAAGAACTGATGAATCATTATAAGATAAACTCTCTGTTAGTCGCTGAGGACAACAAGCTTCTAGGCGTATTGCAGATTTATGATATTAACGTTTAAATCCATTGACTGAAATGAAAAAAATCGTAGTCATACCAGCTCGCTTGGGATCATCGCGTTTGCCGGAAAAAGTCATCCTTGACCTTGCCGGCAAGCCTGTAGTGCAGTGGGTTTACGAAAGAGCCTTGTCAGCGAATTATATTGACGAAGTATACATCGCTACAGACAGCGAAAGAGTCAAAGAAATCTGCCTTGAGTTTACTGAAAATGTTATCATGACTTCAGAAGCCCATCAATCCGGCACAGATCGCATTGCTGAAGCAGTGCAAAGCATTGAAGCTGATGTGATCATCAATGTGCAGGGAGATGAGCCTTTGATCAGTCCGGAGGTGATTGATCAGTTGGCAGGGCAGTTTGACGAAAACCCTGACTTGCAAATGGGAAGCGTCAAGACTCCGATCAGCAAAGTCCATGATGCTTTGGATCCGAATGTGGTCAAAGTTGTCACTAATGCCGAAGGCTACGCTATTTATTTCTCCAGAAGCCCGATACCTTATCCAAGAGATCTATTTGACAGCCTGCAAGGTGTAGAGCTTCTTCCTGAAGACCTTAAATACTTCAAGCATCTGGGAATATATGGCTACACCAAAGATTTTATTCAGAAATACAGTCAACTGACACCAACGTATCTGGAAACGACGGAAAAACTGGAACAGTTGAGAGTCTTGGAAAATGGATACGCTATCAAAATGGTTGAAACCGATTACAGTCCTGTGGGAATTGATACGGCTGAAGACCTTGAGAAAGCTCGAAAAATCATGGAAACGTTGGAAGTCTAGTCAATTTCCTGTTTTCAAGTATTAAATTACCACTTGAAAACAGCGAAGTCCCCCTTAGAAGGGGGTAGGGGGATGTTCTGTCAAATATCTCTGAGATTAAATATATATAAAAATCTGTAAAAGGTTTATAAAGTATTAATTAGGTTATTCTCCCTTTAAAGGGAGTTAGAGGGATGTTCATCATTACGCACTACATCCCCCTTCGCCCCCTTCAAAGGGGGATTATACTTCATCGTCACTTTTATAAAAGCAAAAAACATAAGCATCAATGGATAGCAATACACTTTACAATAAACTTAAAGAAGGCAATTTCCTTATCTCAGGACCATGTGTCATCGAAGGAGAAGACATGATCTTGCGTTTGGCTGAAAAGATCAAGAAGATTTCTGAGGATTTTGATCTGACTTATATCTTCAAAGCATCATTTGACAAGGCTAATCGTACTTCCATCACTTCATTCAGAGGTCCGGGCATGGAAGAAGGATTGAAGATATTGCAAAAAGTCAAGGATCAGTTTGACCTGCCGATTTGCACGGATATTCATGAGTCATACCAAGCTTCGCCGGTAAGTGAAGTAGCTGATATCCTTCAGATCCCTGCATTTCTTTGCCGCCAGACAGACCTTTTGGTAGCTTCAGCAGAGACAGGTCGCATCATTAATATCAAAAAAGGCCAGTTCTTGTCTGGAAATGATATGAAATACCCTGCTCAGAAAGTTGTGGATGCAGGCAACGACAAAGTAGTATTGACTGAACGTGGCAATATGATGGGCTATGGAAACCTAGTCGTTGACTATCGCAATATCGTTGACATGAAGCAATTCGGATTTCCTGTCGTGATGGATGTGACTCATTCGACACAAAAGCCGGGTGGTCTGGATGGAAAAAGTGGAGGAAACAGAGCATACGCCCCATACCTTACAGCCGCAGCCGCTGCCGTAGGTGCCAATGGCTTCTTCTTTGAAGTGCATGAAAACCCAGACGAAGCTCTATGCGACGGACCAAACATGGTGAAGCTGGAAGACTTCAAAAACATCCTTGAGATCGCATTTGAAGGAAAAAGAATCAACGGATAAGATATTCTGAATATAAATGTGAAAAGCCGGCTTAGAGATGAGCCGGCTTTTTTGATTATAGTATCTTGTCTTGAAAAAATCAGCTGGTTCGTCATCTTTGAAGCTTACTCATGAAAGTTTAGAGTGGCTTTATAATCCTTCTTGAATTATTTTCAATGTTTCAATCGGATATTTTTCTTTGCGTCTGATAAGTTTTCGAACACTTGTTTTTTCATGCTCCTCTAACAGTACTATCACTTTTAGGTTTTGGCCATATTCATCATGCTCAAGGGCAACTTCCAAAAATATTTCTATTAGTGTATTAAAGTCCTTAAAGTTGTTAAAATACATGTATTGGGCATCATGGAGTATAAAGAACTTATGTTGGGGTAAACCTTCGCCTCGAATAACATCTTTAACAGCATTCCAATTTATACCCATTTCGAACCCCCAAGGAGTGGAATGACAAAGTTGATAGCAAAAGTCCTCAAAATTTACTGCCAATTTTCCATAAATGGGGCTGGTTTGTGAATTAGGCTGATGATTTAACGCTTGAATTAATGTGGTTCCGAACCATTGTAAGTCAGATCGTTTCCCTGAACAAATTAAGTGATTTGACAATGCCAACTCAACACACTCTTTTACCCAATCATTAGTATATACATTAATTGTTTTGCTCATTTTTAATTTACTCCTATGATCATTTCACTTAAAAAGGTATTATTTCTTATTATAATTACCATTACGAAACTCTAATTCCATTTTATCAGTACTCCATCCTTGAGTTAATGCATATGCGATTGATTTACTTACAAACTTTGGAGTAATGCTTTTAGGTTCAAAGCCATGGGGCTTGCTTTCTTGATCATTCGCATAAAGCCAAATGTCATAGCATCCCAAATCT
The Aureibacter tunicatorum DNA segment above includes these coding regions:
- the folE gene encoding GTP cyclohydrolase I FolE; the protein is MDNNQIELLGDNHVSTSVETPLRPDAFEKSDSEKIKNIQGHFSNIMEELGLDLTDDSLSGTPYRVAKMFVKELFYGLNPENKPKLSTFENKYGYKKMLVEQNITIDSSCEHHFLPITGIAHVGYIPKDRVIGLSKINRLVAYYSHRPQVQERLCLQILTDLQETLGTKDVIIVISAKHLCVSSRGIKDKNSLTTTIEYGGSFDDIAVRNEFYKQINNFQPNNLNV
- a CDS encoding NAD-dependent epimerase/dehydratase family protein, with translation MKVIITGSTGMVGKSVLMECLASENVEQVLSISRSSVGIENPKLIEVIHKDFSDFSAIKEELKGYDACFYCMGVSALGMNEEDYTRIIYGMTKALADTLFELNNQLVFNFVSGMSTDSSEQGSAMWARVKGKTENMILAMGFKDAYAFRPGAIFPEKGIKSKTAWYNIIYTLLKPFFPLLIKSKSAIMSSDIGKAMINVVLTPYPDKVLENHTIKEIAKNKYPEA
- a CDS encoding GAF domain-containing protein, with product MMVATTILLIGFVGFSINTTAFDFFVNEYKPVVNKNTLHEVENLFLRMDLSLMKYEENMELMEMVFEGNPDSYNDIQKHLNMASHNKDAFENVGILLLDSDVLIHRSQILPDASQNKGVKWLRDNFLPSPGREFWNFQAKDKKLYLNLKLFDKQGKPVAILYAYKSIEDFTREIFKNEIGENGHVFIADANGDLLLYNRQKYEERLNNVREVALLEAWGIDKKALRSSSEEFEYQGEQYSMFISSIEGTDFFLISSFSVDEVISPILKTFVFEVMITLGGLSLIFWIVLFVMSKRTSRYLVSLAKTSEKVGRGEIVMADDLRVSNTKEFILLRKSFEQMVDRLREVVDFAQEIGRGNLENKLTVKHDKDEMAKALMQMRDALKGMRKETAHNQKLSQAIADFSEILRLKHNDLDMLANEALNFIIHFVNAAQGGLFVHRKDSENGYLELAAMYAYDKKKHLHMKIEEGDGLVGQVFRDKEGIYLTDLPEEYIQITSGLGNVNPSSLIVVPIMHNNTVQGVLELASFHVMGELERKFVDKAVEAMSSSIAMTLAYKETQRLLEQSENNKQRMEDQEVDLRQNLEELSVTQEEMRKMELVSRKKNRHLEVFMNFQQELCLSVDKEYRVMFISPALQTWLLPFGFKVNEGDQIKDAIPEISKEFWMDILEVGMRGYHKEITDRMPSTKLMCKISVVPVYHEGGVDGVILLVNNISEDIIDQNDSKSMLELGR
- a CDS encoding MerC domain-containing protein, yielding MLQKLNLSMYLNQRSDIFGAMASGLCLIHCMATPLLFIAQTCSSTCCDSSPFWWKSIDFLFIAISFIAIYQSSKTTSKHWVKVAFWANWSAMLLVILNENIALVQLPELSIYALATSLILLHIYNKKFCQCKAKKCCIGS
- the kdsB gene encoding 3-deoxy-manno-octulosonate cytidylyltransferase, with protein sequence MKKIVVIPARLGSSRLPEKVILDLAGKPVVQWVYERALSANYIDEVYIATDSERVKEICLEFTENVIMTSEAHQSGTDRIAEAVQSIEADVIINVQGDEPLISPEVIDQLAGQFDENPDLQMGSVKTPISKVHDALDPNVVKVVTNAEGYAIYFSRSPIPYPRDLFDSLQGVELLPEDLKYFKHLGIYGYTKDFIQKYSQLTPTYLETTEKLEQLRVLENGYAIKMVETDYSPVGIDTAEDLEKARKIMETLEV
- the rlmN gene encoding 23S rRNA (adenine(2503)-C(2))-methyltransferase RlmN, producing MTSITTKKDIRKLTAAQIKKFFTENGDKAFRAKQVHEWLWKKSAKSFDEMTNLSLKTRELLKENFEILPVQVHNYQVSSDRTIKSAFKLHDTHLVEGVLIPTEDRMTACVSSQVGCSLSCKFCATGYMDRLRNLDAGEIYDQVVRIKEQAEENYNHPLTNIVYMGMGEPLLNYANVLKSVEYITSEKGLNMSPKRITVSTAGIAKMIKKLADDEVKFNLALSLHAANDEKRDKIMPINETNTLSALSEALQYFYKKTKNKITLEYIVFYDVNDSLQDAQELFDFAKRIPCKINIIEYNPIAEADFVNTEQDRLDKFAAFLEKKNLTVNVRRSRGKDIDAACGQLANKESK
- a CDS encoding helix-turn-helix transcriptional regulator; the protein is MHQPLDIKDKSSDKNSIKVEAFRKHVRTTKPHKHNNYFELIFLSQGHGTHAIDQEKIDIQPPMVFGIGKEQIHYWDMDAEPEGYVMIFRSDFIMNSHDKALLELANELFSHSHILLSKDESITQFFSLLAKELKELTVSPYVVEGLLKALFGKILQMALHIKPTQDKSKNLYQQLVDLLIENKEYDRKVENYAELLNTTPQNLNAICRKIENLTASEVIAAHIVKEAKRLLAHSNSSISEIAFHLNFKDSSHFVKYFKRHAQVTPGAFRSSSLIEKRN
- a CDS encoding KpsF/GutQ family sugar-phosphate isomerase; the protein is METITSNIVQYAEKVFEIEAKAIADLKKNLTEDFEKAVKEILAGDGKLVISGMGKSGIIGKKIAATLASTGTPSFFMHPGEAFHGDLGMVTPEDVVIVISNSGETNEMLNIIPFFKDNGNTLIAMTGNPESTLAKNSNYHLNIAVEEEACPLSLAPTSSTTATLVMGDALAVALMYERGFKAENFARFHPGGSLGKRLLTNASTLMKSENLPIISKEDNTKTIIAKITEGRLGLAIVMQEESIAGIITDGDIRRAMESKEENFFQLTAEELMTPNPKTIASQAKIAEAEELMNHYKINSLLVAEDNKLLGVLQIYDINV
- the chrA gene encoding chromate efflux transporter, which translates into the protein MNRHKNLPELAKVMFKLGCIAFGGPAAHLAMMEKEVVEKRKWMTREHFLDLMGATNLIPGPNSTQMTMHCGMERAGILGLFIGGLAFILPAVIITGIFAYLYVKFSQVPQVEPFIYGIQPAVIAIIFSAVMKLAPKAFKNRELWILGAAAMTASLLGVNEIVCLLSSGIIGAIYFWIKENKITALNSIAPLVLMPLASEENRLSMMSIFGMFIKIAMVLYGSGYLLFAYLDAEFVASGWMTKQELMDAIAVGQFTPGPVLSSATFVGYQLGSVQGAIFATLGMFLPSFLLILVLNPIIPKMRKSKPFALFLNSVNAAAVALIAAVLIDMGLETLTDWKTIALAAMGIGLSLTLKNINSMWLVLAGSLGGYVLSFL